Below is a genomic region from Persicimonas caeni.
CTGCAGGCTGCCGTCGCCGAGTGTCTCGGTCTTGCAGGAGAACGCGCCGTTGGTCAGCTGGCCGCTGCAGGTGTCGAAGCACGCCGTGCAGTGCTCGGCCGGGTATTGGTCGGCGCCGACCTGCTCGGCCGTGTCGCTCAGCCCGTTGCAGTTGTAGTCTTGCTCGCCGCAGGTCTGCGGGAACGGGTGATCGGGGATGTCGGGGTTGTAATAGGCCTCGGCGTTGCGGTCGTCGCAGTCGTAGCGGGTGACCGGGGTGGCCGAGGTGCCGCAGCGCCCGGTGCCCAGCCCGTCGCCGTCGCGGTCGCGGCACACCGTGCAGGTGTCGATGGTCGGCCGGCAGAAGGTGTTGCCGGCGGTGTCGCTCACGTCGCAGGCAAAGCCCATGGGGCAATCGGCGTCGCCCGCACAGGCCGACACGCAGACGCCCTCGCCGCCCGAGACGATCTCGCCACCCGAGACGCGGTCGTAGCACAGGGCGTCCTGGCCGCAGTCGGCCGTCGCCGAGCACGTCGAGCAGAAGCTCTGCGCGTGGGCCTCGTCGAGGCCGAACGGGGGCCGACAGATGGCGCCGAAGGGCTGGTTCGCCTCCATCTCGGCCGGGTCGAGCTGGTCGTCGAACGGAAACGCCGGGGCTTGCTCGGGGTACGGCGCCTCGCCGTCGAAGACGAGCTGGCAGGTATGCGGCTCGACGTCGGGCTCGTTGCCGTTCATCGACAACTCGTCGCAGCGCCCCGGGTTGTTGGTGCACACGTAGCTGCACACGCCCTCGCCGTCGGCGAGTTCTTCGAAGATTTCGGTCAGGGGGACTTCGTTGCGCCCGTCGCTGTCGGCGCGGTTCAGCGGCACACTCTTGACGCACACGCCCAGGCCCGTCGGGCAGTCGGCGTCGCGCGTGCAGGTGCGGTAGTCCGCCAGGCTTCGCGCCTGCGAGGCGCCCCCGTCGGCGTCCGTCGCGTCGCCCGAGTCGGTCGCATCGCCGACGTCGCCCGCGTCCTCCCCGTCGTCCACGTCGGCGTCCGTGCCGCCGCCATCGCCGGGATCGCCGACATCATTGCCGCCATCATCGCCGGCGTCGTCAGGTCGATCTGCATCGCCGTTGTCGGCGTCCAGACCGGCGTCGGCGATCGTGCAGGTGCCATCTTCACAGGTGCCGCTGTTGCAGTCCTCGTCCGAGGTGCATAGCGGGCCGTCGGATTGTCCCGGGTTTTCGGAGGTACAACTCGCGGTCACTCCCGCGACCAGAACCAACGCGGCCAGAATCACCGCAGAAGACACATTTCTAACTCGCAATAACATCATCTCTCCCCAATTTATCTGCGGGCCTTTTCAACGCAGCACTGTGGTGCTGTGGGTTGCTGTCTCGACGTTACTCTCAATACACAAACGCCTTCGGCGCGTCAAAGCTTGCGGGCCACATAGAGGGATGGCCCCAGGTTCGCTCAACGATTGAGCTGCGGTTCTTTTTCGCAGTTCGGCGAGGCAGCCGCCCCACCGGGCTTGTCCCGGTGAACGGAAAGCCTGAAAGCTAGATGCGCGCCCACCCACCTCCATGGCGCGCGCAGCGCGCCGAGTCGACGCCCGGCACCGGTCACGGCGTCCGGCTCACCATCCAACACAAATGGCGAAAGCGCACAACCTGCCCGGGGCGCGCGGCGTCCTCGCCCGCCCTGGGGCGTCACCGCCCCAGCTTGGGTGTCTTTTGCAAGGCACACGCCTTGCCCAAACACGTGCGGGGCCCAAGACGGACCCCGCGACGACGAGGTGCCAGACACTGTGTTGTGGTCGGCGAACCCGTCCATCGAGGCCCAAGAAGTGGGTTAACGGTGAGGTGTCAGGCACCGTGTTGTGCGGCCGTGATCGTCCTCGTGATCGTGATCGTGATCGGCCGTTTGTCTCGCCGCGAACAACAACCGCCGATCACGACGACGATCACGATCACAATCACGGAGCCGTCGACGCGATGTCAGGCGCCGTGTTGTGCGGCCGTGATCGTCGTCGTGATCGTGATCGTGATCGGCCGTTTGTCTCGCCGCGAACAACAACCGCCGATCACGACGACGATCACGATCACGATCACGGAGCCGTCGACGCGGAGCGGCTACTTGCTGCCCGCGGAGCCCTCGCCGGTGCAGCCCCAAGGCTCGCCTTGGGGTCGGGCCGGGGAAAGGGGGAGGTATGCCATTGCCGGGGCGTTGAGTCACCCCGGCGGTCTCGAACGGCCTCGTCACCCCTGGACGGGCGATCGCTGATCGAACCTGGGGGTGGCCCAAGGAGTGACCGACGCGCGTTTTACATTTGTAAAACCCGTATCGGAGCGGCCGACGGGCGTCTTGCGGAGTGCAAGATACGCGTCGGTCACTCCGATGGGCACGTCGCCCCATGTGCACGCGTGTCGGTCGCTCCCGGGCGAGTACACACCTGCGAAGTCGCCCGTCGGAGCGACCGACGCGGCCCTCCACATTCGTACAACGCCCGTCGGAGCGACCGAGGCGGCCCTCCACATTCGTACAACGGCCATCGGAACGACCGAGGCGCCTTTTGCGCCAGAAAAACGCCCGTCGGTCGCTCCGACGGGCGTTGGCCGCCTCCCGGCAATCTGGTAGGCTCGGGCTATTCCGCAATTTGTCGTGCAGGGCGTCTCTAGTCGCGTGTGGAGCCGGGGCTGCGAATTCGGCCGGAGTGAGCCAGCCCCCGAGCTTCCGTGGTGTGAACGCACCCCGCCCCCTCTCGTGCGGAGTGGTACTTGCTGATTCTGACCAGACAATGACTACGATTAGGAGGGACACCCCATGAGTAACGGAAATCAAATCACCCAGACTGTGCGCAACATGGTCGGCTGGGGCCGAACTGTGATCGCGTCGGTCGACGCCCACCACGAGCCCGTCTCGACGGCGCTCGACGGACAGTCCAACCTGTCCGCCGCCGAGTGGGACAAGTGGCTGCGCGGGCTGCGCAATGCCCTGGCCCACGCAACCGACGATCTGCTCACGAAGGCCGGCGTGCTGGCGCGTGAGCGCGGCGACGACATCGCCTTGCGCGAGGCGCGCGACCAGGCCCAGGGCAAGGCGTTCGGCGAGGTCGTTCGCACCCGCGGCCTGCTCGACGCCATCGACTCCAGCCAGAGCCGTCGCTACGGCCTGGAAGGCTCCACTCCGGAGACCGCCGACGACCTGGTGATCTTTGGAAACAACGCCATTGCAGGATTGCGCGGTGCCGACGAGACGCTCGAAGGGATGGGCGTGTCGGTGCAAACCGGCGTGTTGGCCGACGAGCTCGAGCCGGCGATCGCCGAGCTCGCCTCGCGCATCGAGGATCTTCGTCGCGAGGAGAAGGAAGCCGACGCCGCCTTGGTCGCCCGCGACCGGGCGATCGCGCACTGGCGCAAGACCTACCGGTCGGTGGCCAATATGCTCGTCGGCGCCTTCGAGATGGCCGGCGAGAACGAGCTCGCCGAGCGCGTGCGCCCGACTGTGCGGCGCACGGCCGGAGTCGAGAACCCGCCCGCGGCCGACGAACCGGTCGACAACCCCGAGCCGGTCGAAGCCTGACCGGCCTCGCCTCCCTGGCCCAATCTCATTGGCCTAATCATTGGGCCAAACAAGCGTCGAGCCTCTCCGGCCGGCTCGACGCCGCTTAAGAATTCAGTGCGGGGGCATCTCAAGAATTCGGTGCGAGGGCATCTTGCCCTCGTATACGAGAGCAGGGATGGACTCGCTCCAAAAAACATCGGTGCGGGGGCATCTTGCCCTCGTGTGCGAGAGCAGGAATGCACTCGCTCCGAATTAGGACAATCCCCGTACAATCTGTTGGAACACGTCCCCGCGGTGGGCGTAACTGTCGAACATGTCGAAGCTCGAGCACGCCGGGCTCAGACTGACGGTGCCGTCGGGTTTGGCGAGCTTGTAGGCCTTTTCGACCGCCTCCTGCATCGAGTCGGCGGTGTAGATGTCGCGCTCGGGGTAGCCGGCGGCGAGCAGCTCGCTGCCGAGGCGCTCGCGGATCTCGCCGATGATGACGACCGGGGCCTCGCGTTCGCGCAGGAAGTCGATGAGCTCGATAAGCTGGAGGCCTTTGTCGACCCCGCCGACGATGGCGACCAGGTCGCCCTCGAGGCTGCGCAGCCCGGCGAGCGCGGCGTGGACGTTGGTGGCCTTCGAGTCGTCGTAGAACTGTACGCCGTCGACCGCGCCGACGTACTCCATGCGGTGCGGCAGGGCTTTGAAGCTCGTGGCCGCGTCGGCGACTTCGTCGAGCGACACGCCCACCGACAGGGCCAGCCCCGCGGCGCACATCAGGTTGAGCATATTGTGGGCGCCCGCGATGGGGAGCCCGGCGACGCTCGGCAGCCACTGGGTGGCCTCGCCGCCGTCGAGGCGCGCCCACAGGCTGCCGTCGGCGAGCCAGAGGGTGTCGTCGGCCTCTTCGTCCGAGTTCTCGTCGGCCGCCTCGACGACCTCCTCGGAGAGCCCGTAGACGACCGCCCTCCCCTCGTAGCCGTGCTGCCAGCTTCGGATATGCTCGTCCTCGGCGTTGAACACGCCCCAACTCGCCGCGCCCGCGTTCTGCATGACCTGGCGTTTGGCGCCGACGTACTCGTCGTAGTTGTCGAAGTAGTCGAGGTGGTCGAAGGCGATATTGGTCAGGCCGAAGGCGTGGGGGGCGAATTGGTGGGTCGTCCACAGTTGGAACGCGCTGACCTCGGCGACGATGACCCCGTCGCTCGACACCTCGTCGACGAGCGCGCACAGCGGCGTGCCCAGGTTGCCGCCGACAACACACTCGACGCCGGCGTGCTCGAGAATATGGCCCACGAGCACGGTGGTGGTGCTCTTTCCGTCGGTGCCCGTGATGGCCAGGATGCGCGCGTCGGTGGCCGCGTAGGCCAGCTCGATCTCGGAGATAGCGGGCACGTCGCGCCCGCGAAGCTCCTCGAAGACCGCCAGGTTCGGCTTGAGCCCCGGCGAGACGACCACGACCTCGGCGTCGCCCACGATATTGCCGCCGCCGACGAGCTCGACGCCGTCGTCGAGCTGCCCGGCCACGTCGCCCATTTCGTCGAGCGTGCGCGTATCGCTGGCAATGACCTTCTTGCCCCTTTTGGCGAGCAGGTTCGCCGCCGCGACCCCACTTCGGCCCATGCCGAAGACGGCGAAGTTGTCGTAGTCGAGCCAATTTTTCATCAATCACTCCCAAACAGCCAAAGCAGGCTGTCGCAAAAACCCTTGGAGGCAGGGCATCTTGCCCTGCTACCAGCGCTGGAAGCGCTGCCTCCAAAGGCCGCCGGCCTTCAAGCAGTCCCGAAACCCCTAAACCCCTAAACCCCTAAACCCCCCTCACTCATTATCCGACGCCTCCGCAAACGGCCCACTCACCTTCGGCTGGTCCGGCCCCGGCCCCTTCGACTGCGCCCGGCGCGTCACCTCGGCCAAAAACTCGTCGGCCATGCGGAAGAAGTCGTCGCCGCCAAAGAAGATGACCTTGTCGCCCGGCTCGACGACCTCGTACAGGTAGTCGTTGATGGTGCTCTGATTCTCGATGTAGGTGCACTTCAGCCCGTTCTCGCGGATGCGCTCGACCACGGTCATCGTGTCGATGCCCGGGATCGGGTCCTCTTCGGCGGCGTACATCTTGGTGATGATCACCTCGTCGCTGCCCTCGAAGGCCTTGCCGTACTGCTCTTGCAGGTACTTGATGAGGGTGTAGCGATACGGCTTGAACACGCTGATGATGCGCCCGTCGACGAGCTCCTGGGCGGACTCGAGCACCTTGCGCATGCACGTCGGGTGGCTGTTGTAGTCCTTGACGATGGTCACCCCGCCGCCCGAGGCGATGGTGAAGCGGTTCTCCATGCCCGAATAGGTCTTGAGCGCCTCGCGGATGGGCTCGACGCCCACGCCGAGTCGGCGGGCGACGGCGATGGCGCCCATGGCGTTGACCACGTTGTAGCGGCCCGGGAGGTTGAGCTCGAGGGGGCCGAGGGACTCGTTGCGGTGGAACGCCTCGAACTCGATGGGCAGCTGGCCGGGGCCGAGGAGCTTTCCGTGGAACTCGGCGCGGTGCTCGACGGCGTAGCCGGTCGGGCGAAGGCCCACGATCTCGCAGAAGCGGCGGTTGCCGTCGCAGTCGAGGTTGACGAACGCCTCTTTGAGCCGCTCGTTCGACTCCATGAAGTCGACCATGTTGGCGATGATGTCGTCGAGGCCGTCGTAGTAGTTGAGGTGGTCGAGCTCGAGGAAATTGCACACCACGTAGTCGGGCTTGATGTTCAGGTGCGACCCGTCGCTCTCGTCGACCTCGACGACCATGATCTTGCTGTCGCCGGCGTCGCGCGCGTTGGTCTCGAAGTTGTTGAGCATCCCGCCGATGATAAAGCCCGGCTCGAGGCCGGCGCACTCGAGGATCCAGGCGATCATGCTCGACACGGTGCCCTTGCCGTGGGTGCCGGTGACCCCGACGGTCTTGTAGCCGTCGATGAGGTATTCGAGCACCTCGGAGCGGTGGACGACCTGCAGGCCGCGCTCTTTGGCGGCGACCAGCTCGACGTTGTGGTCGGGGATGGCCGTCGAGACGACGAGCACGTCGGCGCCGTCGATATTGGAGGCGTCGTGGCCGATGGTGACCTCGATGCCTTCGGCTTGGAGAGCGTCGGTGATCGAGCTCTGGCGCACGTCCGAGCCGCGCACGGCGAAGCCGCGCTGGTGCAGTACCCGGGCGACTCCGGAGACGCCGATGCCCCCGATGCCCAGCATGTGAATCTGTGTATCTTCTGCGAACTCTACCATCACACGTCCTTATGTAGCGTTGGTTTCCAGGCCGCCTTTTAGCACAACAGTCAAACGACACAAAGCTATGCCCCCTGTTGCAAATACGCGGCGCGTTGCGTTAAGTTTGCGCCGATTGGGTACGCAACCAGGAGGTGCCGACCTGCGACGCATTTGACGGCACCTCACGCAAATACAACGACAAGCCAAGTGACGACCATGAAACAAAACGTGCAACGGATCGCCCTCGCCGGGCTGGCCATGATTCTGAGCGGTGGCATCGTAGGCTGCCAGGAAGTCGACCAGCCGAAGACGACGCTGACCCAGAAGCAGTGGCAGGAGGTCAAAGGCCACCTGCTCGACGAGCAGCCCGAGCCCGATTACCCCATCGGCGCCAAGTTCGGCGACAAGATCGAGCTGATCGGTTTCGACGTGAGCAAGCCGCTCGAGGCGGGCAAAAAGGCGACCTTCACCTGGTACTGGAAGGCGCTCGATGACATCGAGGACAACTGGATGGTCTTCGTGCACTTTGACTCCTCGAAGCGCGCGTACCGCCAGAATCTCGACCACCACCCGCTCGACGGGCTGTACCAGACGGGCCGCTGGAAAAAGGGCCAGATCATCGAGGACGTCCAGCACGTGACCCTCGACAAGAACTACCCGGCGGGTCAGGCCGTCCCCTACATCGGCTTCTTCAAGCAGAACCAGCGCCTGCCGATCGCCAACGACGTCAAGAAGACCGACGACCGTCGCGTCATCGGCCCGCCCCTGACCGTCAAGAACGCCGCGGACAAAGGCGGCGCCAAGTCGGGCAAGGCGAAGCTGCCGACCTACATGGTCCCCACCCACGACGACAAGGCCCTCGAGGGCTTCAAGGTCGACGGCAAGCTCGACGAGAAGGTCTGGGCCGACTCGAAGGCCATCGGCCTGCAGTCGTTCGGCGCGGCGCCGAACCTGAACACCAAGGTGCACGTCTTCCGCACCGACGACGCGCTGTACGTCGGCGCGGTGCTCCCCGACGAGAACGTGTGGAGCGAGCTGAAAGACCGCGACTCGAACACGTGGACCGAAGAGGTCTTCGAGGTCTACATCGACAAAGACCGCGACGGCAAAGACTACATGGAGCTGCAGATCAACCCGCTGGGTACGATCTTCGACGCCCACTTCGCCCAGCGCCTCGGCCGCGGCAAAGGCAGCCGCAACGAGCAGATCGACCGCGCCAAGGCGTGGAATATGCAGGGCCTCGAGACCGCCGTGCACGTCGACGGCACCGTCAACGACAAGTCTGACAAGGACAAGTCGTGGAGCGTCGAGATCAAGCTTCCCCTCGAGGGCATCCCCGGCGTCGACCGCGAGCCCAAAGACGGCGAGAACTGGGCGGTCAACTTCTACCGCTACGACCGCCCGGCCAAAGGCGACAAGCGCACCTACGCCTACGCGTGGTCGAAGCCCAACGGCGGCAGCTTCCACCAGGTCGAGCGCTTCGGCACGCTGCACTTTGGCGAGAAAACCGCGGTCACCAAGCGGGCCGAGGTCGCCAAGCAAGAGGCCAAGCAGGAAGCCAAGCAGGAAGCCCAGGCCGGCGACAAGCCGAGCCTGCGGCGCATCCGGAAGCCCAATATCGAGCAGATGCGCAAGCTCAAGATCAACCAACTCCGGCCCAAGTTGCCCAATCGCGCCATCACGCCCAAGAAGGGCGGCAACGAGGCCGGCGAATAAGCGCCGCTCGATTTCCTGGCTAACAGGGTCCGGTTGAACCGAAGGGGCCTCGGCGTATGACGCCGAGGCCCCTTCACATTTTTGGGTCGTTCACGTACGTATATATATGGATACGTAGGACACTGTACGATGAGCTGCGAGAGCGCAGCTATAACCTCCGTAAGACAAGGCAGATCATGGCAAGCGACAAACGCAAGCAGAGCCTCTACTTCCCTGAAGAGTATCTCGACGAAATTCGCGCCGAGTCGATAAGACAAGATCGCTCGATGTCCTGGATTGTGCAGAAGGCCTGGGAGATCGCGCGCGACAAGGTCAAGCAGTTCCCGTCGGCCAACGACTTCCTGCCGGGTGACGACGACGAAGAGGAAGCATAAGAGGCCCTCGGGCCAATTTGTTCGAGGCCTATCCGTCTGCGCTCGAGTTTTGTAGAACGCAAAAAAGCAGCCCTTCCGAAACCGGAGGGCTGCTTTTTTGTGTCTTGGTGGGCCGTCGGCCTGGTGAGTTCGGCCTTATTGAGCCGGATGCACGTACAGGCGAGTCACGTTCTTGAGCACGTAGTCGTGTCCGCCCACCCAGGCGTGCTCTTCGCCGTTGCGCAGCACGGTCCACAGGTCCATCGTCTCGGGCGCAAGGCGACCCTCGGCGACGCCGGGGTTGGTGGCCAGAAAGGCGATTTCATTGGCCTCCGGCGAGACGCGCGCCGACTTGATGTACGGCACGCACTGCGCGTCGTCGGGCTCCATGGCGTCGTTGTCCCAGCACAGACCCGGGTCGTAGCCGGTGTCGGGGTTGCCCCACACGACGTCGTACTCGCCCGAGGCGGGGTCGAACTTGAGGATGTCGCTGTCGCCGGCGTCGCCACTGCTGCAGTCGCGGGTGCCCACGGCGTACAGGTTGCCGCCGTTGTCGAAGGTGAGCGGGCCGCGAATCCGGGTGTAGTGGTAGTCTTCGTTGCCCTCGGTCAGCTCACAGCCTGTTTGGTTGGCCTGCGTCAGGTCGGCGGGTAGGCCGACGACCACGCGCTTGGGGATGCAGCGCGCCGTGGTGGTGTCCGCGCCCGGCTGATAACACTCGTGGATGTCACCGCAGGTGCCCGGGCCGCCGCAAGCGCCGCCCAGATCCCCCAGGTTCTCGAGGTCGACGAAGTGCACCGTCACCTCGTAGGCAGTGCAGCGTCCCTGGTGACCGCAGCGCTGGCCTGGGCCGGAGCAATCGGCCGCGGTCTCGCACTCGCCGTAGTCGTTGGGCGCCTCGGTCACAAACGCGGCGATTTTGCCGTCGCGCGAGAAGCCCACCGGCATCGACTCGCCGAAGTAACTACCGCTGGTCTGCTGGTAGTTCTCGGCGTTGACCGTAAAGGCGGTGTCTGTGATGGGGCCTCCCAGCGAACCGAAGCGAAGGTCCATCGTCTGAAGGCTCGGGGCGAAGATCATCCCCTGGTTGGTCGACGGGTCGATATGCCACCCGCCCACGGTGGCGTTGGTGTTGCCTAGCGAGCCGATCTCGGTCTCGTCCCCGCCGTCGACGGAGACGTAGTACGCGGTGACCGGGCCACTCGACCCGCGTCGGTAGGACACCGTGTTTCCGTTCACCGAAGGCTTGCTCACGCCTTCGGCAATCAGTCGACCGTCGTCTTGAACCTTCAGGTCGCTGACCGAGGCGGCATAGACATCGACGGTGCCGTCAGCGTTTGCGTTATTCTCGGCCCACACGAAGCTGGACATGTCCTCGGTCAACCAGCACGGCTGAGCACAGTCGTGGCCTTCGGGGCTGACCTGAGTGTGGGTCTGATCGGCGGTCGAATACACATGCAGGCTCGTCTCGCCGGCGCCGGTCTTATCCTGGATCAGATAGGAGATATAGTAGTCCTCGGGCTCGGGCGTGGTGTTGTTGCTCGAGGTTCCGTCACCCTCGGGCACGTCACCTGCGTCGGGGTTGACGCTGGCGTCCTGCTCGGTCTCCCCTCCTCCATCGTCCGAGCAACCCGTCACTACCAGCGGGCTGAGCGTGAGCGCGGCGGCGGCGCCGGCTCGGAGCAGCCACGCATTGCATCGTTTCATTGCATCGTTAGACATACGGCGTTCCTGTTGGAGAATCTCTTAAATACGCGTCCGACTATAGAAATCTGAGCGAGGTGAATCAAGAAGTTACACTGCTTTTGCCTCGCCGCCATTTACTTTTACGCACCTTTTTTACTCTGCTTTGGCCTGTTGCCAGAGCGCTTCCATCTCGTCGAGCTCGAGGTCTTCGAGGCGACGGCCCTGCCGGTCGACCTCGGCCTCGATATAAGCGAAGCGCCGTCGAAACTTGCCGTTGGTGCGCTGCATCGCCTCCTCGGCGTCGATGCCGAGCTTGCGGGCCACGTTGACCACCGCAAAGAGGATATCTCCGAGCTCACCCATGAGCTCGACCTCGTCCGCGGCCTCCCCGGCGAGCAACTCCTCGAGCTCGGCGACCTCTTCATGCACCTTTTCGAGCGCCTGGGCGGCGTCGGGCCAATCGAAGCCGACCTCGGCGGCCACCTCTCCGAGCCGTTGCCCTTGTTCGAGGGCCGTGTAATCTGGAAGAATATCGTCTAGTATCGATGACTTAGGCATGTCGTTGGAGCGGCCTTTCGATGTGTCGGATCCACGGCTTTTTGCACGGTTTTATCAGTGAATTGGCTTGAACGCAGCGGATTGGGCGGGTTAGGATGCGCATGAAAGCGCAAACGTTCGACCGGTTCGTTCGCGACAAGCCTGCAGCATCAGTACTAGACAGACGTTCCCTATGAATCAACGTCAGACTTCCGAGGGCGGTGCCCCTGCGGTGGCGGAGCGTATCGGTTGCGGACTGGCCGCAATTCTGTTCGTTTTGGCCGTCTTGCTCCCGAGTGCCAGCTTCGCTCAAGACCTCGATCCGGAGATGGAAGAGGCGTTGGCGAACATGGACGCGGACACCACCGTCTACGAAAAAACGCCGGTGCCGGCTTCCAGCGTCGACAAGGTCAACCTCGACGTGCATTGGAGGCTGTGGAAGCGCGTCTTCTCCAGCGGCAAGCTGGGCATCGAAGAGCTCGAAGCGTTGATGAACGACGCGGTGAGCATCGGCTATCGCAACCTTCCCGACTACGCCACGGCCGTCTATAGCATGACGGCGAGCAAGGTGGCGAGCGGGGAGCTCGAGGTGCGCGACGCCTCGAAGCTCTATGAGATGGCGCGCAAGCTGGCTCCCGACATCCCCTACCCGGAACTCGCCTACAGCGCGCACCTCGCGCGCAACAACCTGGGGCGCATGCCCGCAATCGTCGGCAGCTACCATCGCGGAGTTCGCAAAGGCTTTATTTGGCTCGACTCCAGGATGGCCTGGGAGCTGAAGATCATCGCTTTCGCCTTGCTGGCGGCCATGGTCGCCCTGCTCTCCTTTTTGCTCGCCCAGTTGTTACGCTACTTCGGCATCGTCGCCTACGATTGCGCCAGATTCTTGCCCAAGGGCTTTTCGAGCAACCAGACAGTCATCTTGATCGTCGCGTTGGTCGTGGTGCCCGGTCTGTTGATGCGCTCGCCGCTCGTCTCGATGCTCATCTTGTTGGCCATCTTGTCGTTGGTGCAGCGCATCAACGAGCGCATCGTGACGGTGCTCCTCTTTGGCGCTCTGATCGCGCTGCCTGCGATCGACGCGCGCATGTCCGAGCAATTGACGTGGCCGGAGAGCGCGAGCCAGTCGTTGATGCACGCCCAATATCTGCATTGTGACGCGCCGT
It encodes:
- the murD gene encoding UDP-N-acetylmuramoyl-L-alanine--D-glutamate ligase, producing the protein MKNWLDYDNFAVFGMGRSGVAAANLLAKRGKKVIASDTRTLDEMGDVAGQLDDGVELVGGGNIVGDAEVVVVSPGLKPNLAVFEELRGRDVPAISEIELAYAATDARILAITGTDGKSTTTVLVGHILEHAGVECVVGGNLGTPLCALVDEVSSDGVIVAEVSAFQLWTTHQFAPHAFGLTNIAFDHLDYFDNYDEYVGAKRQVMQNAGAASWGVFNAEDEHIRSWQHGYEGRAVVYGLSEEVVEAADENSDEEADDTLWLADGSLWARLDGGEATQWLPSVAGLPIAGAHNMLNLMCAAGLALSVGVSLDEVADAATSFKALPHRMEYVGAVDGVQFYDDSKATNVHAALAGLRSLEGDLVAIVGGVDKGLQLIELIDFLREREAPVVIIGEIRERLGSELLAAGYPERDIYTADSMQEAVEKAYKLAKPDGTVSLSPACSSFDMFDSYAHRGDVFQQIVRGLS
- the murC gene encoding UDP-N-acetylmuramate--L-alanine ligase, with translation MVEFAEDTQIHMLGIGGIGVSGVARVLHQRGFAVRGSDVRQSSITDALQAEGIEVTIGHDASNIDGADVLVVSTAIPDHNVELVAAKERGLQVVHRSEVLEYLIDGYKTVGVTGTHGKGTVSSMIAWILECAGLEPGFIIGGMLNNFETNARDAGDSKIMVVEVDESDGSHLNIKPDYVVCNFLELDHLNYYDGLDDIIANMVDFMESNERLKEAFVNLDCDGNRRFCEIVGLRPTGYAVEHRAEFHGKLLGPGQLPIEFEAFHRNESLGPLELNLPGRYNVVNAMGAIAVARRLGVGVEPIREALKTYSGMENRFTIASGGGVTIVKDYNSHPTCMRKVLESAQELVDGRIISVFKPYRYTLIKYLQEQYGKAFEGSDEVIITKMYAAEEDPIPGIDTMTVVERIRENGLKCTYIENQSTINDYLYEVVEPGDKVIFFGGDDFFRMADEFLAEVTRRAQSKGPGPDQPKVSGPFAEASDNE
- a CDS encoding carbohydrate-binding family 9-like protein; its protein translation is MKQNVQRIALAGLAMILSGGIVGCQEVDQPKTTLTQKQWQEVKGHLLDEQPEPDYPIGAKFGDKIELIGFDVSKPLEAGKKATFTWYWKALDDIEDNWMVFVHFDSSKRAYRQNLDHHPLDGLYQTGRWKKGQIIEDVQHVTLDKNYPAGQAVPYIGFFKQNQRLPIANDVKKTDDRRVIGPPLTVKNAADKGGAKSGKAKLPTYMVPTHDDKALEGFKVDGKLDEKVWADSKAIGLQSFGAAPNLNTKVHVFRTDDALYVGAVLPDENVWSELKDRDSNTWTEEVFEVYIDKDRDGKDYMELQINPLGTIFDAHFAQRLGRGKGSRNEQIDRAKAWNMQGLETAVHVDGTVNDKSDKDKSWSVEIKLPLEGIPGVDREPKDGENWAVNFYRYDRPAKGDKRTYAYAWSKPNGGSFHQVERFGTLHFGEKTAVTKRAEVAKQEAKQEAKQEAQAGDKPSLRRIRKPNIEQMRKLKINQLRPKLPNRAITPKKGGNEAGE
- a CDS encoding TIGR04563 family protein, whose product is MMASDKRKQSLYFPEEYLDEIRAESIRQDRSMSWIVQKAWEIARDKVKQFPSANDFLPGDDDEEEA
- a CDS encoding MazG nucleotide pyrophosphohydrolase domain-containing protein, which produces MPKSSILDDILPDYTALEQGQRLGEVAAEVGFDWPDAAQALEKVHEEVAELEELLAGEAADEVELMGELGDILFAVVNVARKLGIDAEEAMQRTNGKFRRRFAYIEAEVDRQGRRLEDLELDEMEALWQQAKAE